One window from the genome of Corynebacterium sp. SCR221107 encodes:
- a CDS encoding carboxyl transferase domain-containing protein: MSHTSAHDLIDQVLDPGTFKSWDTPPHYGSISQDYEDALARARAKSGVDEAVVTGEGEVYGHRVAFVLSEFNFLGGSIGAATARRIIDGIHKATELGLPLLISPSSGGTRMQEGSPAFALMVSITTAVYRHKDAHLPFLVYLRNPTTGGVMASWGSAGHFTFAEPGALLGFLGPRVVELTTGTAMPDGVQSGENLAEKGIIDGVISPRGLRRAVRKIVNVVLSPHNQADPVAPVVDESVIPDSAWSAILSTRRPERPGLKHVLEAIGSDNYIALSGSGDGRKSPAVTVALARLGGRAVVIIGQDRHEQPPHGFAPLSTEALRFARRGIGLAHSLQLPLISIIDTTGAELSQHAEETAMAGSIARTLGELVDVDVPTVSVILGQGCGGGALAMLPSDKVLATSNAWLSPLPPEGASAIIYRDTEHAPQMMDEQKVAAHALLQAGIIDSIIPETTDASDDPEGFISTVLDHISYALWELVNNPRRVGREQRFRHYERLADHLTAE; this comes from the coding sequence ATGAGTCACACCAGCGCACACGATCTGATTGACCAAGTTCTCGATCCCGGCACCTTCAAAAGCTGGGACACCCCTCCACATTACGGTTCCATCTCCCAAGACTATGAGGACGCGCTAGCCAGAGCCCGAGCCAAGTCTGGCGTGGACGAGGCCGTGGTGACCGGCGAGGGGGAAGTCTATGGCCATCGTGTCGCTTTTGTCTTGTCCGAGTTCAATTTCCTCGGCGGCTCCATTGGTGCCGCCACGGCCCGCCGCATCATCGACGGCATTCACAAGGCCACCGAGCTGGGCCTGCCACTGTTGATCTCACCTTCCTCTGGCGGCACCCGCATGCAGGAGGGCAGTCCCGCTTTTGCACTGATGGTCTCTATAACTACCGCCGTCTACCGCCACAAGGACGCACATCTTCCTTTCCTTGTCTATCTACGCAACCCCACCACCGGTGGTGTGATGGCCTCGTGGGGCTCGGCTGGACACTTCACCTTCGCCGAGCCCGGCGCTTTGTTAGGCTTTTTGGGACCGCGCGTGGTGGAGCTGACCACCGGCACGGCCATGCCAGACGGTGTTCAGTCGGGCGAAAACCTGGCAGAAAAGGGCATTATCGATGGCGTGATCTCCCCGCGTGGGCTGCGTCGCGCGGTACGGAAGATCGTGAACGTGGTCTTGTCACCGCATAACCAGGCCGACCCGGTGGCTCCTGTGGTAGATGAGTCGGTCATTCCAGACTCGGCGTGGAGTGCGATTTTGTCCACCCGCCGCCCTGAGCGCCCCGGCCTGAAGCACGTGCTTGAGGCGATAGGTAGCGACAACTACATCGCTTTGTCCGGTTCCGGTGACGGGCGCAAGTCCCCTGCCGTTACCGTTGCGCTTGCGCGTTTGGGCGGTCGTGCTGTCGTCATCATCGGTCAGGATCGCCACGAGCAACCGCCCCATGGCTTCGCCCCGCTCAGCACGGAGGCTTTGCGTTTTGCGCGCCGTGGCATCGGGCTGGCCCACTCTCTGCAGCTTCCTTTGATTTCTATCATTGACACCACCGGCGCCGAACTGTCCCAGCATGCCGAGGAAACCGCGATGGCCGGTTCCATCGCCCGCACCCTCGGTGAGTTGGTCGATGTGGATGTTCCCACCGTGTCCGTCATTTTGGGACAAGGCTGCGGCGGCGGCGCGTTGGCGATGCTTCCGTCCGATAAGGTGCTGGCCACCAGCAACGCCTGGCTGTCACCGCTGCCACCGGAGGGCGCCTCCGCGATCATCTATCGAGACACCGAGCATGCCCCGCAGATGATGGATGAGCAGAAGGTCGCTGCCCATGCGTTGCTGCAGGCAGGCATCATTGACAGCATCATCCCCGAGACAACCGATGCCTCCGATGATCCCGAGGGCTTCATCTCTACGGTGCTCGATCACATCAGTTATGCGCTCTGGGAGCTGGTGAATAACCCGCGCCGCGTGGGTCGCGAGCAGCGTTTCCGCCACTATGAGCGTCTCGCCGATCATCTCACCGCCGAGTAG
- a CDS encoding solute symporter family protein produces the protein MSFSYLAQESANTGNPILNIAVFVAFIVVTMTVVLRAGKSTKEASDFYTGGGTFSGRQNGLAIAGDYLSAASFLGIVGAIAISGYDGFLYSVGFFVAWLVALLLVAEPLRNVGRFTMADVLSFRLKQKPVRVAAAFGTLFVSLFYLIAQMAGAGALVSVLLDLHDHTSQAIVVAVVGVIMIIYVLVGGMKGTTYVQMIKAVLLVGGVTIMTVLVFIMAKGGLSALFDQAVQTHAASNYLAEKGYEASKILEPGLKYGKDATSKLDFISLGIALVLGTAGLPHVLMRFYTVPTAKEARRSVTWAIVLIGAFYLMTLALGFGAAAFVGPDRIMNAPGKANAAAPLLALELGGSIFMAAISAVAFATVLAVVAGLAITASASVAHDIYDAVLRDGKSSEEEQVRVSRITVIVIGILSIILGILAMEQNVAFLVSLAFAIAASANLPTILYSLYWKRFNTTGAVCSMYVGLGAALLLIIFSPAVSGTATSMIPNADFAWFPLSSPGIVSIPLAFIAGYLGTIFGKPDNLDDLQAEMEVRSLTGVGVEAPADH, from the coding sequence ATGTCGTTTTCATACCTTGCACAAGAATCCGCCAATACTGGCAACCCGATTCTCAACATCGCCGTGTTCGTCGCCTTCATCGTGGTCACCATGACTGTGGTGCTTCGCGCGGGCAAGTCCACCAAAGAGGCCTCCGACTTCTACACTGGTGGCGGTACTTTCTCCGGCCGCCAAAACGGCCTGGCCATTGCCGGTGACTACCTCTCGGCAGCCTCCTTCCTCGGTATTGTGGGCGCCATCGCCATTTCCGGCTACGATGGCTTCCTTTACTCCGTCGGCTTCTTCGTGGCTTGGCTGGTTGCCTTGCTGCTGGTTGCTGAGCCACTGCGTAACGTCGGCCGCTTCACCATGGCGGACGTGCTCTCCTTCCGCCTCAAGCAGAAGCCAGTTCGCGTGGCGGCGGCCTTCGGCACCTTGTTCGTGTCCCTGTTCTACTTGATTGCTCAGATGGCCGGCGCCGGCGCACTGGTATCCGTGCTGCTTGACCTGCACGATCACACCTCTCAGGCCATCGTGGTCGCAGTGGTCGGTGTCATCATGATCATCTACGTGTTGGTCGGTGGCATGAAGGGCACCACCTACGTGCAGATGATCAAGGCCGTGCTCCTCGTCGGCGGCGTTACCATCATGACCGTGCTCGTGTTCATCATGGCCAAGGGTGGCCTGTCCGCCCTGTTCGACCAGGCTGTTCAGACCCACGCCGCATCCAACTACCTGGCGGAGAAGGGCTACGAGGCCTCTAAGATCCTCGAGCCAGGCCTGAAGTACGGCAAGGACGCAACCTCCAAGCTCGACTTCATCTCCCTGGGTATCGCATTGGTGCTCGGCACCGCCGGTCTGCCACACGTGCTCATGCGCTTCTACACGGTTCCGACCGCAAAGGAAGCTCGTCGCTCCGTGACCTGGGCTATCGTTCTCATCGGTGCCTTCTACCTCATGACCCTAGCGCTCGGCTTCGGTGCCGCCGCCTTCGTTGGCCCCGACCGCATCATGAACGCTCCTGGCAAGGCTAATGCAGCCGCACCGCTGCTGGCACTCGAGCTCGGTGGCTCCATCTTCATGGCCGCGATCTCCGCAGTCGCCTTCGCGACCGTGCTCGCCGTGGTCGCCGGCCTTGCGATTACCGCCTCCGCCTCCGTAGCTCACGACATCTACGACGCAGTTCTTCGCGACGGTAAGTCCTCCGAGGAAGAGCAGGTTCGTGTCTCTCGCATCACGGTTATCGTCATCGGCATCCTCTCCATCATCTTGGGTATCCTGGCGATGGAGCAGAACGTGGCCTTCTTGGTCTCCCTGGCCTTCGCAATCGCGGCTTCTGCTAACCTGCCGACCATCCTGTACTCCCTGTACTGGAAGCGCTTCAACACGACCGGCGCCGTGTGCTCCATGTACGTCGGTCTTGGTGCAGCCCTGCTGCTGATCATCTTCTCTCCGGCAGTGTCCGGCACCGCCACCTCGATGATTCCCAACGCGGACTTCGCATGGTTCCCGCTGTCTAGCCCGGGTATCGTCTCCATTCCGCTGGCCTTCATCGCAGGCTACCTCGGCACCATCTTTGGTAAGCCGGACAATCTCGATGACCTGCAGGCCGAGATGGAAGTTCGTTCCCTCACCGGAGTTGGTGTCGAGGCTCCGGCTGATCACTAA
- a CDS encoding DUF485 domain-containing protein: MTSSVQRQQQRREPTAQEFREMQVSPEFVELKKTFRSFTFPMSIAFFVWYLAYVLMATYMPDLMGKQVFGSVNVGVVLGFAQFATTFLITWIYIKYANKNIEPRAAAIRQEMEG; encoded by the coding sequence ATGACTAGCAGCGTGCAGCGCCAGCAGCAACGTCGTGAGCCCACCGCTCAAGAGTTCCGCGAGATGCAGGTAAGCCCAGAATTCGTCGAACTGAAAAAGACGTTCCGCTCCTTCACGTTCCCCATGTCCATCGCGTTCTTCGTGTGGTACCTGGCCTACGTGCTCATGGCAACCTACATGCCCGATCTCATGGGAAAGCAGGTATTCGGATCCGTCAACGTCGGTGTAGTCCTCGGCTTCGCCCAGTTCGCCACCACCTTCCTGATTACCTGGATCTACATTAAGTACGCAAATAAGAACATCGAGCCGCGCGCCGCCGCGATTCGCCAAGAGATGGAAGGCTAA
- a CDS encoding thymidylate synthase has product MSASAIATPYEDLLRRILADGAHKDDRTGTGTTSLFGAQMRFALHDSFPLITTKKLHLKSIVGELLWFLRGDSNVKFLHDNGVTIWDEWADEDGELGPIYGVQWRSWPTPDGQHVDQIAQAIETLKTNPNSRRNIVSAWNVSELSNMALPPCHLLFQLYVVDGKLSCQLYQRSADMFLGVPFNIASYALLTHMLAQQAGLEVGEFIWTGGDCHIYDNHREQVELQLSRTPRPYPQLKLRKAESIDAYTFEDIEIVGYDPHPSIRAEVAV; this is encoded by the coding sequence ATGTCTGCATCTGCAATCGCTACACCATATGAAGATCTCCTGCGCCGGATTTTGGCCGATGGTGCCCACAAGGACGACCGCACCGGCACCGGCACAACCAGTCTTTTCGGCGCCCAGATGCGCTTTGCCCTTCACGATTCCTTCCCGTTGATCACCACCAAGAAACTTCACCTCAAGTCCATCGTGGGTGAGCTTTTGTGGTTCCTGCGTGGCGATTCGAACGTGAAGTTCCTGCACGACAACGGCGTGACCATTTGGGACGAGTGGGCGGACGAAGACGGTGAGCTCGGCCCTATCTACGGCGTGCAGTGGCGTTCCTGGCCTACTCCTGATGGCCAGCACGTCGATCAGATTGCCCAGGCAATTGAAACGCTGAAGACCAACCCCAATTCCCGCCGCAACATTGTCAGCGCGTGGAATGTCTCGGAGCTATCCAACATGGCACTTCCTCCCTGCCATCTCCTCTTCCAGCTGTATGTGGTCGATGGCAAGCTGTCGTGCCAGCTCTACCAACGCTCGGCGGACATGTTCCTTGGGGTTCCATTCAACATCGCCTCCTACGCCCTGTTGACGCACATGCTGGCCCAGCAGGCGGGGCTGGAGGTAGGCGAATTCATCTGGACCGGCGGTGATTGCCACATCTATGACAACCACCGTGAGCAGGTAGAGCTGCAGCTTTCGCGCACCCCCCGCCCCTACCCGCAGCTCAAGCTGCGCAAGGCCGAGAGCATCGATGCCTACACCTTCGAGGACATCGAGATCGTGGGATACGACCCACATCCATCAATTCGCGCCGAGGTTGCCGTTTAA
- a CDS encoding enoyl-CoA hydratase, which yields MGETIAHYDNIRVEAEDKVWTIVLDRDGQRNALNADMCQQIAGTIADASARAEASDEVRVVVIRGEGKAFCAGADLGSTKAEEGNHSSGVYGGNFHESLWAMLQAIVNAKLLVVAHVQGPAIGAGSQLSLACDLRVVGERAWFGVPAASLGFALDAWTINRAKDLLGGAGARNILLGAQRVTADQSVNSGLALAKASDEEAEEIIGGLAGLAPMAVASLKSVLNSYDSEYALSPAQQSAYDACWASEDAEEAKRARKEKRPANFKRR from the coding sequence ATGGGTGAAACAATCGCACACTACGACAACATTCGGGTTGAGGCCGAAGACAAGGTCTGGACCATTGTCCTGGACCGCGATGGGCAACGCAACGCACTCAATGCGGACATGTGCCAGCAGATTGCGGGTACCATCGCTGACGCCTCTGCCCGCGCGGAGGCCAGCGATGAGGTGCGCGTCGTGGTCATTCGCGGCGAGGGCAAGGCCTTCTGCGCTGGCGCCGATCTGGGTTCCACCAAGGCCGAGGAAGGTAACCATTCCTCGGGCGTGTATGGCGGAAACTTCCACGAATCTCTGTGGGCGATGCTGCAGGCAATAGTCAATGCCAAGCTGTTGGTGGTGGCGCACGTTCAAGGTCCTGCCATCGGTGCTGGCAGCCAGCTTTCCCTGGCCTGCGACCTGCGTGTCGTCGGAGAGCGCGCCTGGTTTGGTGTGCCCGCGGCTTCCTTGGGCTTTGCCCTTGATGCGTGGACGATCAACCGTGCCAAGGATCTGCTCGGCGGCGCAGGTGCCCGCAATATCCTGCTCGGGGCGCAACGTGTCACGGCCGATCAGTCAGTGAACAGCGGGCTTGCCCTGGCCAAGGCCAGCGACGAAGAGGCGGAAGAGATCATCGGGGGGCTTGCAGGTCTGGCGCCGATGGCGGTGGCCTCGCTGAAGTCGGTGCTCAATTCCTATGATTCCGAGTACGCGCTTTCCCCGGCGCAGCAGTCTGCGTATGATGCGTGCTGGGCTAGCGAGGATGCCGAGGAAGCCAAGCGCGCACGCAAGGAAAAGCGCCCGGCGAACTTTAAGCGCCGCTAG
- a CDS encoding dihydrofolate reductase, protein MRAIWAQSRDGIIGDGTDMPWYLPEDLAHFKRTTVGEPVLMGRSTWESIPQRFRPLRDRENVVVSTRPAGQWSQGARVLAQLPDSFDGWVMGGGQVYAATLPHTDEVVVTLVDATLADALGDKAVYAPRLEGFQLREQTDWLVSDKGHLHEKYRAHGPMPLRYRFQWYHRV, encoded by the coding sequence ATGCGTGCAATTTGGGCGCAATCCCGTGACGGTATCATCGGCGACGGCACCGACATGCCGTGGTATCTACCCGAGGACCTCGCGCATTTCAAGCGCACGACCGTGGGCGAGCCGGTTCTCATGGGGCGTTCGACGTGGGAGTCGATCCCGCAGCGTTTTCGCCCTTTGCGGGATCGCGAGAACGTCGTGGTATCCACCCGCCCAGCCGGACAATGGTCGCAGGGCGCACGCGTGTTAGCGCAGCTGCCCGATAGCTTCGACGGCTGGGTCATGGGCGGCGGGCAAGTGTATGCCGCAACGCTTCCGCATACCGACGAGGTAGTTGTGACGCTGGTGGATGCAACGCTTGCCGACGCTCTCGGCGACAAGGCCGTCTACGCACCACGCTTGGAGGGCTTTCAACTGCGGGAGCAAACCGATTGGCTGGTATCGGACAAGGGCCACCTGCACGAGAAGTATCGCGCCCACGGCCCCATGCCGCTGCGCTACCGATTCCAGTGGTACCACCGCGTGTGA
- a CDS encoding cation:proton antiporter, with protein sequence MACAVFAPIVSYATGKRIPATVVLIACGFLIGPNAFDLASPEGGVVLVKDLGLGILFLLAGYEIDPDSLRGKQARKGVNTWVICALLSFAGAFLLTGFDDSPTAIVLAIATTSTAVGTLMPIMKQQGMLQTRVGSSLLIHGAIGEIAPILAMALFLSSRATWMTAAVLFAFGAIAVVVALVPKTVQALLPWTAKAMLDGAGSTNQTIVRMVLWMLAILMAVAAVFELDVVLGAFAAGFILRQLIPQNYQTAMEQRLDVVGYGLLIPVFFIASGMGINPEAVAERPGLLILLVPVIFIVRGLPIFLREQFLDTGSGLGDWRERMQLALYSATALPIIVAVTDIAVQSEIVSADFASVMVAAGAATVLLFPLIAALLKPAAQVTADPQD encoded by the coding sequence ATGGCCTGCGCAGTGTTCGCCCCCATCGTCTCCTATGCCACCGGCAAACGCATCCCCGCCACCGTCGTCCTGATCGCGTGTGGATTCCTCATAGGGCCGAACGCCTTCGATCTGGCAAGCCCGGAAGGCGGTGTGGTACTTGTCAAAGACTTGGGCCTGGGCATACTCTTTCTTTTGGCCGGTTACGAGATCGATCCGGATTCCTTGCGTGGCAAACAGGCGCGCAAAGGGGTAAACACGTGGGTGATCTGTGCGCTTTTGAGCTTTGCGGGCGCGTTTTTGCTGACGGGTTTCGACGACTCCCCCACCGCCATCGTTTTGGCAATTGCCACCACGTCCACGGCCGTGGGCACGCTCATGCCCATCATGAAACAGCAGGGAATGCTGCAAACCCGCGTGGGTTCCTCCCTGCTCATCCATGGCGCCATCGGTGAGATCGCCCCCATCTTGGCGATGGCCTTGTTCCTTTCTAGCCGCGCCACGTGGATGACGGCGGCGGTGCTGTTCGCTTTTGGCGCCATCGCTGTAGTGGTCGCGCTGGTGCCTAAGACCGTGCAGGCCTTGTTGCCATGGACGGCCAAGGCAATGCTCGACGGCGCGGGTTCCACCAACCAGACGATCGTGCGCATGGTGCTATGGATGCTGGCAATCCTCATGGCCGTTGCCGCCGTCTTCGAACTCGATGTGGTCCTGGGCGCCTTCGCCGCCGGATTCATTCTCCGGCAGCTCATCCCCCAGAACTACCAAACCGCAATGGAGCAGCGTCTCGATGTGGTAGGTTACGGCTTGTTAATCCCGGTCTTTTTCATCGCCTCAGGCATGGGAATCAACCCCGAGGCCGTCGCGGAACGCCCGGGATTGTTGATCCTACTGGTACCCGTCATCTTCATCGTCCGAGGCCTGCCGATCTTCCTGCGCGAGCAGTTCCTAGACACCGGCTCAGGCCTTGGCGATTGGCGTGAGCGGATGCAGCTTGCCCTGTACTCGGCAACGGCGTTGCCTATCATCGTCGCGGTGACTGACATTGCTGTGCAATCTGAGATCGTCTCCGCCGACTTCGCTTCAGTAATGGTGGCGGCTGGCGCCGCGACGGTCCTGCTCTTTCCGCTCATCGCTGCCCTTCTCAAACCAGCCGCGCAAGTCACCGCCGATCCCCAGGACTAG
- a CDS encoding aldo/keto reductase, translating to MVGMTSYEPSFVPTLTLNDGTELPAIGFGTWKLRGADAIAAVRSAIEVGYRHIDTAVIYGNEKEVGTAIRDAIAAGDVTRDALFVTTKVWHDHHGSTLVKESFQQSLTALGLDYIDCLMVHWPWPQGGKYVESFEALAKLQGLGQLQSVAVANFYPAVLDEIIEATGIAPVINQVELHPGFSQSELRAYHQSHGIVTEAWSPLGRGECLADPVVTSIAEKLGKTPAQIVLAWLTQLGCSVVPKSANRARQEENFDIFSFALDDEQMRAITALDETGGRMFASPLEFPGEE from the coding sequence ATGGTGGGTATGACTTCGTACGAGCCATCTTTTGTCCCCACGCTCACGCTCAACGATGGTACCGAGCTGCCTGCCATCGGATTTGGCACGTGGAAGCTGCGTGGCGCCGATGCCATCGCGGCGGTTCGCAGCGCCATCGAGGTGGGGTATCGGCACATTGATACAGCAGTAATTTACGGTAACGAAAAGGAGGTAGGTACTGCGATCCGCGATGCCATCGCGGCCGGTGATGTCACCAGAGACGCACTGTTTGTCACCACCAAGGTGTGGCACGATCACCACGGGTCGACGCTGGTGAAAGAATCCTTTCAACAATCGCTGACCGCCCTTGGATTGGATTACATCGACTGCCTGATGGTTCACTGGCCCTGGCCACAAGGCGGGAAGTATGTGGAAAGCTTCGAGGCGTTGGCCAAACTGCAAGGCCTAGGACAGCTGCAGTCGGTGGCGGTAGCCAACTTCTATCCCGCAGTTCTCGATGAAATCATCGAGGCCACCGGCATCGCGCCGGTGATCAATCAGGTTGAACTGCATCCGGGTTTTAGTCAGTCTGAACTTCGTGCCTATCACCAGTCCCACGGTATTGTCACCGAGGCCTGGTCGCCGTTGGGGCGCGGGGAGTGTCTGGCTGACCCCGTGGTTACCTCCATTGCGGAAAAATTGGGGAAAACACCGGCACAAATCGTGCTTGCCTGGTTGACTCAATTGGGGTGCTCGGTGGTGCCGAAGTCAGCCAATCGGGCTCGACAGGAAGAAAACTTCGATATCTTCTCCTTCGCGCTTGACGATGAGCAGATGCGTGCGATCACCGCGCTCGATGAGACGGGCGGGCGCATGTTCGCAAGCCCATTAGAATTCCCTGGGGAGGAGTAA
- a CDS encoding DUF1906 domain-containing protein, with amino-acid sequence MLLGTMNAPRAHARGPILGTVIDFSAGVPSAQAIKNAGHLGAVRYVSKARASWMLGKPVTLAETTANAAVGLATASIYQYGKEDTADWKQGAAGAATHAPQAIAIHQAAGGPKNRPIYVAIDDNPTQAQYQSLIKPYLQAFNLALAAAGYQMGVYGNYSTIEWCIQDGLGSFFWQHDWGSNGMIHPRTTIHQKAGYQATVDGVPVDVNNVYATDWGQWTPGQATTGTNATAPVINTNTGAITLDLSALQGLSSAVPAELANIPMPSQAEIDAAIRLAQLSSTL; translated from the coding sequence ATGCTGCTCGGAACCATGAACGCGCCCCGCGCGCACGCGCGGGGCCCCATCCTCGGCACAGTCATCGACTTTTCCGCCGGCGTGCCTTCGGCACAGGCAATCAAAAACGCTGGTCACCTAGGGGCCGTGCGCTACGTCTCCAAGGCCCGCGCCTCCTGGATGCTCGGCAAGCCTGTCACCTTGGCGGAGACCACCGCCAACGCGGCCGTCGGACTTGCCACCGCCTCCATTTACCAGTACGGCAAGGAAGACACCGCCGACTGGAAGCAGGGTGCCGCAGGCGCCGCAACCCACGCCCCGCAGGCAATCGCCATCCACCAGGCAGCAGGGGGACCGAAGAACCGACCCATCTACGTCGCTATCGACGACAACCCCACCCAGGCGCAGTACCAAAGCCTGATCAAACCTTACCTGCAGGCGTTTAACTTGGCTCTTGCCGCCGCGGGGTATCAGATGGGCGTCTACGGCAACTACAGCACCATCGAATGGTGCATCCAAGACGGCCTGGGCAGCTTCTTCTGGCAGCATGACTGGGGATCCAATGGCATGATCCACCCCCGCACCACCATCCATCAGAAGGCCGGTTACCAGGCCACCGTCGACGGTGTCCCCGTAGACGTCAACAACGTCTACGCTACCGATTGGGGTCAGTGGACCCCCGGCCAGGCCACGACGGGCACGAACGCCACAGCGCCCGTTATTAACACGAACACCGGCGCCATCACCCTGGACCTCAGCGCGCTGCAGGGTCTTTCTTCCGCCGTGCCCGCAGAACTGGCCAACATCCCGATGCCTTCGCAGGCCGAGATCGACGCGGCTATCCGCCTGGCACAGCTGTCGAGCACGCTTTAA
- the cobF gene encoding precorrin-6A synthase (deacetylating): MRTLHVIGIGAGSPEFLTLQAISGLSAADCVLALDKGDAKADLLALRQHIVDTHAPGTPIITVVDPPRDRNPVDYDAEVRRWHAKRAHLLAQAIRENSAEDGHVAFLVWGDPSLYDSSLRIIDNMRQHDDLACEVVVTPGVTAIQVLTAAHGILLNRIGEAIHITTGRNLPETSPKDRRNCVVMLDGADAWNRGYTDNTYIWWGAFLGTAQQVLREGFVKDIGHELAELKKALRVEHGWIMDTYLLRELD; encoded by the coding sequence GTGCGCACGCTCCATGTAATTGGAATTGGCGCCGGAAGCCCCGAGTTTTTGACCCTTCAGGCAATCTCGGGGCTTTCTGCTGCCGATTGCGTTCTCGCCCTCGACAAAGGCGATGCCAAAGCAGATCTCTTGGCTTTGCGCCAGCACATCGTTGATACTCACGCGCCGGGAACGCCCATCATTACGGTCGTGGATCCGCCGAGGGATCGCAACCCGGTCGACTACGATGCCGAGGTGCGTCGCTGGCATGCGAAGCGTGCTCACCTTTTGGCCCAGGCCATTCGCGAGAATTCCGCTGAGGATGGCCACGTGGCTTTTCTCGTTTGGGGAGACCCCTCGCTGTATGATTCCAGCCTGCGCATCATCGACAACATGCGTCAGCACGACGATCTCGCGTGCGAGGTAGTGGTCACCCCTGGCGTTACCGCCATTCAGGTGCTCACCGCGGCCCACGGCATCCTGCTCAACCGCATCGGTGAGGCCATTCACATCACCACAGGCCGGAATTTGCCCGAGACCTCGCCCAAGGATCGCCGCAATTGTGTGGTGATGCTCGATGGCGCGGATGCCTGGAATAGGGGATATACCGACAACACCTACATATGGTGGGGTGCTTTCCTCGGGACGGCGCAGCAAGTCTTGCGCGAAGGGTTCGTCAAAGACATCGGGCACGAGCTTGCCGAACTCAAAAAGGCACTGCGGGTCGAGCACGGCTGGATCATGGATACCTATCTCTTGCGTGAGCTTGACTAG
- a CDS encoding 3'(2'),5'-bisphosphate nucleotidase CysQ, whose translation MTAQFDDATLTKRLAQGTGEILKGVRNVGVLRGRALGDAGDDLAQNWIARVLEQHRPDDGFLSEEAADNPERLGKERVWIIDPLDGTKEFATGRQDWAVHIALVENGVPTHASVGLPDLGVVFHSSEARAVTGPFANKIALSHNRPPAVAIHIAEKLGFGTESLGSAGAKAMHVLLGDYDAYIHAGGQYEWDSAAPVGVCMAAGLHCSRLDGSPLLYNNKDTYLPDILICRPELADEILELAAKFREENGSY comes from the coding sequence ATGACTGCACAGTTTGACGATGCAACTTTGACCAAGCGCCTTGCACAGGGAACCGGTGAGATCCTCAAGGGCGTCCGAAACGTTGGCGTGTTGCGCGGTCGCGCCTTGGGTGACGCTGGTGACGATCTTGCCCAGAATTGGATCGCCCGAGTTCTAGAGCAGCACCGCCCCGATGATGGCTTCCTCTCCGAGGAGGCTGCCGACAACCCAGAGCGCCTCGGCAAGGAGCGCGTGTGGATCATCGATCCCCTTGATGGCACCAAGGAGTTTGCCACCGGCCGTCAGGACTGGGCTGTGCACATCGCGCTGGTGGAAAATGGTGTTCCTACCCATGCCTCGGTTGGCCTTCCCGACCTCGGTGTGGTCTTCCATTCCAGCGAGGCCCGCGCGGTGACCGGCCCATTCGCCAACAAGATTGCACTGTCTCATAACCGCCCGCCGGCGGTAGCCATCCACATCGCTGAAAAGCTCGGCTTCGGCACTGAATCGCTGGGCTCTGCTGGTGCGAAGGCCATGCACGTACTGTTGGGCGATTACGATGCCTACATTCACGCCGGTGGCCAGTACGAGTGGGACTCAGCCGCACCAGTGGGCGTTTGCATGGCCGCGGGCCTGCACTGCTCGCGCCTGGACGGCAGCCCCCTGCTTTATAACAACAAAGACACCTATCTACCGGACATCCTTATCTGCCGCCCTGAGCTGGCCGATGAGATTCTGGAGCTGGCCGCGAAGTTCCGCGAGGAAAACGGTTCTTACTAA
- a CDS encoding mycoredoxin → MTNAHVTVYAADWCPFCQRLIRDLDQQHIPYELVDVDNGPNAEADSEWVKSVNDGNRVVPTVRYSDGTTMTNPRAAAVGRKLEELQGS, encoded by the coding sequence ATGACCAATGCACACGTAACTGTCTACGCCGCCGACTGGTGCCCCTTTTGCCAGCGCCTCATCCGCGACCTTGATCAACAACACATCCCTTATGAGCTTGTCGATGTCGACAACGGACCCAACGCCGAGGCCGACTCGGAATGGGTAAAATCCGTCAACGACGGCAACCGCGTGGTCCCCACCGTGCGCTACTCCGACGGCACGACCATGACCAATCCCCGCGCGGCAGCCGTGGGACGCAAGCTTGAGGAGCTCCAAGGCTCCTAA